A window of Chitinophagales bacterium contains these coding sequences:
- the clpB gene encoding ATP-dependent chaperone ClpB, which translates to MNLSNFTIKAAEAIQSAQQLAFNEGNPNIETEHLLKSLLEQQDSPVEYLLKKNNVTLNLVENKLDEAIQKLPKVQSGEPAQSISREANSVVLRAGAALKSYGDEFVTPEHLLLAIVQGNDATAKLLKDAGLTEKGLTAAIKDLRKGETVTSQTQSQQYNALNKYAKNLNEMARQGKLDPVIGRDEEIRRTLHILSRRSKNNPILVGEPGVGKTAIAEGLAMRVVNGDVPENLRSKVIYALDMGQLIAGAKYKGEFEERLKAVIKEVSTSEGEIILFIDEIHTLVGAGGGEGAMDAANILKPALARGELRAIGATTLNEYQKYFEKDKALERRFQKVLIDEPSVEDAISILRGLKDRYETHHHVRIKDEAIIAAVELSQRYITDRFLPDKAIDLIDESAAKLRLEMNSMPEELDKLERQIRQLEIEREAIKRENDEEQLRELNTEIANLSVERDTFKAKWKEEKEIVEKVQNAKAEIEQLKLSAEQAERNGDYGKVAEIRYGKIKEQEQKIEDLTVQLSGLSEKRLLKEEVDAEDIAENVAKATGIPVSRMMQSEKEKLLNLEDHLHQRVIGQEEAITAVADAIRRSRAGLQDPRKPIGSFIFLGTTGVGKTELAKALAEYLFDDESMMTRIDMSEYQEKHTVSRLVGAPPGYVGYEEGGQLTEAVRRKPYSVVLLDEIEKAHPDVWNVMLQVLDDGRLTDNKGRVVNFRNTIIIMTSNLGSHIIQENFEKVNEANKEDVVEKTRVEVMGLLRQTIRPEFLNRVDEIILFQPLLRNEIKGIIHIQLNNLKKLVAETGIELVFTDYAIDFLAEQGFDPQFGARPLKRLIQKEIVNQLSRKILAGEIDRSRPVLVDVFDGVVVFRNEAPEKV; encoded by the coding sequence ATGAACCTCTCCAATTTTACCATAAAAGCAGCGGAGGCCATCCAGTCGGCCCAGCAACTTGCGTTCAATGAAGGGAACCCCAACATTGAAACTGAGCATTTACTCAAGTCTTTGTTGGAGCAACAGGATTCCCCGGTGGAATACCTGTTAAAGAAAAACAATGTGACCCTGAACCTGGTGGAGAACAAACTGGATGAAGCGATTCAGAAATTACCCAAGGTGCAAAGTGGTGAACCTGCCCAATCCATCAGTCGCGAAGCAAATAGTGTGGTACTTCGGGCCGGGGCCGCCCTTAAATCCTACGGTGATGAATTTGTGACACCTGAACACCTGCTCCTGGCCATTGTACAAGGCAATGATGCCACGGCCAAATTACTCAAGGATGCAGGACTTACCGAAAAAGGATTGACCGCGGCCATTAAGGATTTGCGGAAGGGGGAAACTGTAACCTCTCAAACCCAATCACAACAATACAACGCGTTAAATAAATACGCCAAGAACCTGAATGAGATGGCGCGGCAGGGAAAACTCGATCCCGTCATCGGTCGTGATGAAGAGATACGCCGCACCCTGCATATTCTTTCCCGTCGTAGTAAGAACAACCCCATACTGGTAGGGGAACCCGGCGTAGGTAAGACCGCCATTGCGGAAGGACTTGCCATGCGGGTCGTAAATGGAGATGTGCCCGAGAACCTGCGTTCCAAGGTGATCTATGCATTGGATATGGGGCAACTGATTGCTGGGGCGAAATACAAAGGTGAATTTGAGGAAAGGTTAAAGGCAGTGATCAAGGAGGTTTCGACCAGTGAAGGAGAGATCATTCTCTTTATTGATGAGATACACACCCTGGTAGGGGCAGGTGGGGGAGAGGGCGCTATGGATGCCGCCAATATCCTCAAACCAGCCCTTGCCCGTGGTGAACTGCGTGCCATTGGTGCTACCACCCTGAATGAATATCAAAAATATTTTGAAAAAGACAAAGCCCTGGAAAGAAGGTTTCAAAAAGTGCTGATCGATGAACCTTCGGTGGAAGATGCGATCTCCATCCTTCGCGGGCTGAAAGACCGCTATGAAACCCACCACCATGTGCGGATCAAAGACGAAGCCATCATAGCTGCGGTAGAATTATCACAACGCTATATCACTGATCGTTTCCTGCCCGATAAGGCCATCGACCTTATCGATGAGAGTGCGGCCAAACTGCGACTGGAAATGAACAGTATGCCAGAGGAACTTGATAAACTCGAACGACAGATCCGGCAACTGGAGATCGAACGCGAGGCCATCAAACGGGAGAATGATGAAGAACAATTAAGGGAACTTAATACAGAGATCGCTAACCTGAGTGTGGAACGGGACACTTTTAAGGCAAAATGGAAAGAAGAAAAAGAGATCGTGGAGAAAGTACAGAATGCCAAGGCGGAGATCGAACAATTGAAATTAAGCGCCGAACAAGCCGAAAGAAACGGAGACTATGGTAAAGTGGCTGAGATACGGTATGGAAAGATCAAGGAGCAGGAACAAAAGATCGAGGACCTCACTGTTCAGCTTTCTGGGTTGAGTGAAAAACGGTTATTGAAAGAAGAAGTAGATGCTGAGGATATCGCCGAAAATGTGGCCAAAGCCACCGGCATTCCGGTAAGCCGGATGATGCAGAGTGAAAAGGAAAAGTTGTTGAACCTCGAAGACCATCTCCACCAGCGTGTGATAGGGCAGGAAGAAGCCATTACGGCGGTAGCCGATGCGATACGCCGTAGCAGGGCGGGTCTGCAGGATCCCCGTAAACCGATCGGTTCCTTTATTTTCCTGGGAACAACCGGGGTTGGAAAAACTGAGCTGGCAAAGGCCCTTGCTGAATATCTGTTTGATGATGAAAGCATGATGACCCGGATCGATATGAGTGAGTACCAGGAAAAACATACGGTGTCCAGACTGGTGGGTGCCCCTCCCGGTTATGTGGGTTATGAGGAAGGTGGTCAATTGACAGAAGCGGTCCGTCGTAAACCCTATAGTGTAGTGTTACTGGATGAAATTGAAAAGGCTCATCCGGATGTTTGGAATGTGATGCTCCAGGTACTTGATGATGGAAGACTAACGGACAACAAAGGCCGGGTGGTCAATTTCAGAAATACCATCATCATTATGACAAGCAATCTGGGAAGCCATATCATTCAGGAGAATTTTGAGAAGGTGAATGAGGCCAACAAGGAGGACGTGGTAGAAAAAACGCGGGTGGAAGTAATGGGTTTGTTACGCCAAACCATTCGTCCTGAGTTCCTCAACCGGGTGGATGAAATCATTCTGTTCCAGCCTTTGTTGCGTAATGAGATCAAGGGCATCATACATATCCAACTCAATAACCTGAAAAAACTGGTAGCCGAAACCGGGATCGAACTGGTCTTTACGGATTATGCGATCGATTTTCTGGCAGAGCAGGGATTTGATCCACAGTTTGGGGCAAGACCACTAAAAAGGTTGATCCAAAAAGAGATCGTGAACCAATTGAGCCGGAAAATACTGGCTGGGGAAATAGACAGGTCAAGACCTGTATTAGTAGATGTATTTGATGGGGTAGTGGTATTTCGCAATGAAGCTCCTGAAAAAGTTTAG
- a CDS encoding aminotransferase class I/II-fold pyridoxal phosphate-dependent enzyme → MSKYHPETEAIRIQTPRTWENEHSTPLFLTSSFVFDNAEDMRAAFAEENDHNIYSRFSNPTVDEFAYKVAMMEKAEAGLATATGMAAVFGTFMTFLQSGDHILSSGSVFGSTHTILTKYMGRWKIEFDYFDINKPETIEGLIRSNTRMIYVETPSNPGLDIIDMESLALLAKKHNVLLVVDNCFATPVLQRPIEWGADLVIHSATKWMDGQGRVVGGVIAGKAALVREIYLFLRNTGPSLSPFNAWVLTKSLETLSLRMERHCQNALQLATALQNNPHLVQVKYPFLSSHPQHNIAKKQMTGGGGIVCFELKGGLERGRRFLDALKMLSRTSNLGDSRSIASHPSSTTHSKLSEEERLSVGITPGLIRISVGLEHIDDIREDIEQALTASA, encoded by the coding sequence ATGAGTAAATATCACCCCGAGACCGAGGCCATTCGTATACAGACCCCACGCACCTGGGAGAATGAACATTCTACCCCCTTGTTTCTCACGTCCAGTTTTGTATTTGATAATGCAGAAGATATGCGTGCCGCTTTTGCGGAAGAAAATGACCATAATATCTATTCCCGGTTCAGTAATCCTACGGTAGATGAATTTGCTTATAAAGTGGCCATGATGGAAAAGGCTGAAGCCGGTCTCGCTACAGCCACAGGAATGGCTGCTGTGTTTGGCACTTTCATGACCTTTTTACAAAGCGGGGACCATATCCTTTCCTCGGGTTCCGTGTTTGGAAGTACACATACCATTTTAACCAAATACATGGGCCGCTGGAAGATCGAATTTGACTATTTTGATATCAACAAGCCCGAAACAATTGAAGGATTGATCCGGTCCAATACCCGGATGATCTACGTGGAAACACCTTCCAATCCCGGACTGGATATCATTGACATGGAATCGCTGGCGCTACTGGCGAAAAAACATAATGTGCTATTGGTCGTCGACAATTGCTTTGCCACCCCGGTGTTACAGCGGCCGATCGAATGGGGGGCCGACCTAGTGATTCATTCGGCTACCAAATGGATGGATGGCCAGGGTAGGGTCGTAGGGGGTGTGATCGCCGGAAAAGCCGCCCTGGTGCGGGAGATCTATCTGTTCTTAAGAAATACCGGGCCATCACTCTCTCCCTTTAATGCCTGGGTATTGACCAAGAGTTTAGAAACACTGTCGCTTCGTATGGAGAGACATTGTCAAAATGCGCTTCAACTGGCGACAGCCCTGCAAAACAACCCGCATCTGGTTCAGGTAAAATATCCTTTTCTTTCTTCGCACCCGCAACACAATATTGCCAAAAAACAAATGACGGGTGGAGGTGGAATCGTTTGCTTTGAACTCAAAGGAGGACTGGAAAGAGGTCGTCGTTTTCTGGATGCTCTGAAAATGTTAAGCCGTACTTCAAACCTGGGCGACAGCCGGAGTATTGCCTCGCATCCGTCTTCCACCACCCATTCCAAATTATCTGAAGAAGAAAGATTATCAGTTGGTATCACCCCGGGGCTTATCCGCATTTCCGTTGGCCTGGAGCATATTGACGACATTCGGGAAGACATCGAGCAAGCCCTTACAGCATCCGCCTGA
- a CDS encoding beta-lactamase family protein, whose amino-acid sequence MRTTLLLLLSLSLLSTAQAQTSFTDLDDFLESNKEKLGKDFNVMLWKKDDTVVYRKQTNPQFRSNVQAPIAASSQWLTAALVMMFVDEGKVSLDDPVVNYVPEFGKYFKNYITLRHCLSHTTGIEAEALKLSKLFDKSKFENLEKEVNSFAAKNIAANPGKEFYYSNIGLSIAGRVLEVVGKRRFDQLMTQKLFRSLAMRRSTFSNLMGGPINPSIGGKSSADDYMNFLVMLLNKGKFRGQQVLSEESVAELIKIQTGDLLMKYLPDAGKGMGYASGAWVLEEDGNGNATSLISPSLFGFWSVVDFKRGYAFLLLPKEMVENDPISLHKEIIEIINPHFE is encoded by the coding sequence ATGAGAACCACGCTTCTTCTATTGCTTTCTTTATCCCTGCTTTCTACCGCTCAAGCTCAAACAAGCTTTACCGACCTGGATGATTTTCTGGAGTCCAACAAAGAAAAGCTGGGAAAGGATTTCAATGTCATGCTCTGGAAGAAGGATGATACGGTTGTATATCGCAAGCAGACCAATCCACAATTCCGAAGCAATGTACAGGCTCCCATTGCAGCTTCGAGTCAATGGCTCACGGCAGCGCTGGTGATGATGTTTGTGGATGAAGGAAAGGTATCCCTGGATGACCCCGTAGTAAACTATGTGCCTGAATTTGGAAAATATTTTAAAAACTATATCACGCTTCGCCATTGCTTGTCTCATACCACTGGCATTGAGGCCGAAGCTTTGAAGCTTTCCAAACTTTTTGACAAGAGTAAATTTGAGAACCTGGAAAAAGAGGTAAACTCTTTTGCCGCCAAAAACATAGCAGCCAATCCCGGGAAGGAATTCTATTACAGCAATATTGGCTTGAGTATTGCCGGCCGGGTGTTGGAAGTAGTGGGTAAAAGAAGGTTTGACCAGTTGATGACCCAGAAATTATTCCGTTCATTGGCCATGCGCCGCAGCACCTTTAGTAATTTGATGGGTGGACCGATCAATCCTTCGATCGGTGGAAAATCATCTGCTGATGATTACATGAATTTTCTGGTCATGTTACTCAACAAGGGAAAGTTCCGGGGGCAGCAAGTACTTTCTGAAGAATCCGTAGCCGAGTTGATCAAGATTCAAACGGGTGACCTGCTGATGAAATACCTTCCTGATGCGGGCAAAGGTATGGGATATGCTTCCGGGGCCTGGGTATTGGAGGAGGATGGTAACGGAAATGCGACATCCCTGATCTCTCCAAGCCTGTTTGGATTCTGGTCGGTGGTGGATTTTAAAAGAGGGTATGCCTTTCTGCTCCTACCCAAGGAAATGGTAGAGAATGATCCGATATCCTTACACAAGGAAATTATAGAGATCATTAATCCCCATTTTGAATAG
- a CDS encoding amidohydrolase, whose product MRKSSFQSFFVILPLIVILGSCASSKNQADLVLHHAQVYTVNPAQPTAEAVAVKDGKIIFVGSNTEAEKFIGSQTESIDCKGQFLMPGFIEGHGHIHGLGASLVSLNLMTVKNWDEIVEKVKEAVSKAKPGDWIIGWGWHQEKWNPAPAVNFLGYPYHEELDKVSPNNPVLLSHASGHSSYVNAKAMELAGINANTPNPSGGEIVRDKTGRVVGVLAETAQSLVNKAYAAFVNQQTEDEQKARWAESIRLAEEDCLKKGITSFQDAGSSFTQVKWMKELADSGKLNIRHWLMVRERNSVLRANAGVFPIIDAGDAHLTVKAVKVSLDGALGSYGAWLLEPYSDRPGWVGEATFNLDSLQAIADFCWDNQLQLCVHAIGDRANRELIDLYAKKIAQDKTKDHRWRIEHAQHVNPTEIPRFKEWNVIASMQGIHCTSDAPFVPKRLGEQRSREGAYVWQSFLKAGVVVTNGTDVPVEDEDPIACYYASVTRQLKDGTVFYPEQRMSREQAIHSYTLANAYSSFQEKVKGSIEVGKYGDFVLLSNNLVTCKDEEIKDTKVMMTIVNGKLKYTYSK is encoded by the coding sequence ATGAGAAAATCATCCTTTCAATCCTTCTTTGTCATTCTTCCCTTAATCGTCATTCTGGGCAGCTGTGCCAGTTCAAAGAACCAGGCCGACCTGGTACTTCACCATGCCCAGGTGTACACCGTAAACCCGGCACAACCTACAGCCGAAGCTGTAGCGGTGAAAGATGGGAAGATCATTTTCGTAGGCAGCAATACAGAAGCAGAGAAGTTTATTGGCAGCCAAACGGAGTCCATAGATTGCAAAGGACAATTTCTGATGCCCGGTTTTATCGAAGGGCATGGGCATATACATGGGTTAGGCGCTTCTTTGGTCAGCCTGAACCTGATGACAGTAAAGAACTGGGATGAGATCGTGGAAAAAGTAAAAGAAGCGGTCAGCAAAGCCAAACCCGGTGATTGGATCATTGGTTGGGGTTGGCACCAGGAAAAATGGAACCCTGCACCGGCCGTTAATTTTCTGGGGTATCCCTATCATGAAGAATTGGATAAAGTATCTCCCAATAACCCGGTATTGCTTTCCCATGCCAGCGGACATAGCAGTTATGTAAACGCCAAAGCCATGGAGTTAGCAGGAATAAACGCGAATACACCAAACCCTTCAGGTGGGGAGATCGTTCGGGACAAGACAGGCCGGGTGGTTGGCGTTCTTGCAGAAACAGCCCAGTCGCTGGTCAATAAGGCTTATGCGGCATTTGTGAACCAACAAACGGAGGATGAACAAAAAGCACGTTGGGCCGAAAGTATAAGATTGGCAGAAGAAGATTGTTTGAAAAAAGGAATTACGAGTTTTCAGGATGCCGGTTCCTCCTTTACTCAGGTAAAATGGATGAAGGAATTGGCAGATTCCGGAAAACTGAATATTCGGCATTGGCTGATGGTGCGGGAACGAAACAGTGTACTCCGCGCCAATGCGGGTGTTTTTCCGATCATTGATGCCGGGGATGCCCATCTCACCGTCAAAGCGGTTAAAGTTTCGCTCGATGGAGCACTTGGGTCCTATGGGGCATGGTTACTTGAACCCTATTCCGATCGGCCGGGTTGGGTAGGAGAGGCTACATTTAATCTTGATTCGCTCCAGGCCATTGCCGATTTCTGCTGGGATAATCAATTGCAACTCTGTGTACATGCCATCGGTGACCGCGCCAACCGGGAATTGATCGATCTGTATGCAAAAAAAATTGCTCAGGATAAAACCAAAGACCACCGCTGGCGTATTGAACACGCGCAGCATGTCAACCCTACTGAGATACCCCGTTTCAAAGAATGGAATGTGATCGCCTCCATGCAAGGCATTCATTGTACCAGCGATGCCCCCTTTGTGCCTAAACGATTGGGCGAACAACGCTCACGTGAAGGGGCTTATGTTTGGCAATCCTTCCTCAAAGCCGGAGTAGTGGTCACCAATGGTACCGATGTGCCGGTAGAAGATGAGGATCCGATCGCCTGTTATTATGCGAGTGTAACCCGTCAATTGAAAGATGGTACTGTATTTTATCCCGAACAGCGTATGTCACGTGAACAGGCCATTCACTCTTATACCCTGGCGAACGCTTATTCTTCCTTCCAGGAAAAAGTAAAAGGATCCATTGAAGTGGGTAAATATGGCGACTTTGTACTCTTATCCAACAACCTGGTTACCTGTAAGGATGAAGAAATAAAAGATACTAAAGTAATGATGACAATCGTAAACGGGAAACTGAAGTATACATATAGCAAATAG
- the queG gene encoding tRNA epoxyqueuosine(34) reductase QueG codes for MGTKQQHTATIKVLARELGFDHCGIARAEALEEDARRLEKWLAKGMHGGMAYMENHFDLRTDPRKLVPGARSVITLLLNYFPEKEQNTSAPQISKYAYGKDYHEVIRSRLKDLLQMIREKVGEINGRGFVDSAPVLERAWAQKSGLGWVGKNGNLITRSGGSFFFIATLITDLDLEPDDPFARDYCGTCNKCVESCPTEAILPDKTINGSQCISYFTIELKDQLIPDAMKGKFDNWMFGCDTCQDVCPWNRFSTPTLESAFHPLPAVLNFTSAEWEALSEDAFKNIFRDSPLKRAKWEGVRRNLRFLKG; via the coding sequence GTGGGAACCAAACAACAACATACCGCAACGATCAAAGTACTGGCCCGGGAATTGGGTTTTGACCATTGTGGCATTGCCCGTGCCGAAGCCCTGGAGGAAGATGCCCGTCGCCTCGAAAAATGGTTGGCAAAAGGTATGCACGGAGGGATGGCCTATATGGAAAATCATTTTGACCTGCGTACCGATCCGCGAAAACTGGTTCCCGGCGCACGTTCGGTCATTACCCTTTTGTTGAATTATTTTCCGGAAAAAGAACAAAATACCTCTGCGCCGCAGATCTCCAAATATGCATACGGAAAGGATTACCATGAGGTCATTCGCTCCAGGCTGAAGGACCTGTTGCAAATGATCAGGGAAAAAGTGGGCGAGATCAATGGCCGGGGCTTTGTGGATTCCGCTCCCGTGCTGGAACGAGCCTGGGCACAAAAAAGCGGTTTGGGATGGGTCGGAAAGAATGGGAACCTGATCACGCGAAGTGGTGGATCATTTTTCTTTATCGCCACCCTGATCACCGACCTTGATCTTGAACCCGATGATCCTTTTGCCCGGGACTATTGCGGCACCTGTAATAAATGTGTGGAAAGTTGCCCAACAGAAGCCATACTTCCGGATAAAACGATCAATGGCAGCCAGTGTATTTCCTATTTTACGATTGAGCTGAAGGACCAGTTGATACCGGATGCAATGAAAGGAAAATTTGACAACTGGATGTTTGGTTGTGATACCTGCCAGGATGTTTGCCCCTGGAACCGGTTTTCTACCCCTACCCTGGAGAGCGCTTTTCATCCGCTGCCAGCAGTCCTGAATTTTACTTCGGCAGAATGGGAAGCGTTGAGCGAAGATGCTTTTAAAAACATCTTCCGTGACTCCCCACTGAAGCGGGCGAAATGGGAAGGGGTGCGGAGAAATTTGAGGTTTCTGAAAGGTTGA
- a CDS encoding sigma-70 family RNA polymerase sigma factor, protein MDERKLVKECLRRKPEAQRLLYERYAESMLGLCYRYTKSITDAEDILQEGFVKVFHHLDQYRFDGELGAWVRRIMVTTALNYLKKNRHYRQELSFENEGLHPVSDEDPEWRVSGKELAELIRQLPLGYQTIFNLYAVEGYTHVEIGKLLGIHEGTSRSQYARARSLLIAWLDRKNQINYKTGSYADQ, encoded by the coding sequence ATGGATGAAAGGAAACTGGTAAAAGAATGTCTTCGGCGAAAGCCTGAGGCCCAACGACTGCTTTACGAGCGTTACGCTGAAAGTATGTTGGGTCTGTGCTATCGTTATACCAAGTCCATTACCGATGCAGAGGATATTCTTCAGGAAGGCTTTGTTAAGGTTTTTCATCACCTGGATCAATACCGGTTTGATGGTGAATTAGGCGCCTGGGTAAGACGTATCATGGTGACCACGGCGCTTAATTACCTGAAGAAGAACAGACATTACCGGCAAGAGCTTTCTTTCGAAAACGAAGGTCTTCATCCGGTGTCCGATGAAGACCCGGAATGGCGGGTAAGTGGAAAGGAACTGGCAGAATTGATCCGCCAATTACCACTGGGATACCAGACCATATTTAACCTTTATGCCGTAGAGGGATATACGCATGTTGAGATCGGCAAATTGCTGGGTATCCATGAGGGTACATCCCGATCCCAATATGCACGTGCCAGAAGCCTGCTGATCGCCTGGCTGGATAGAAAAAATCAGATCAATTATAAAACCGGATCGTATGCCGACCAATAA
- the bioA gene encoding adenosylmethionine--8-amino-7-oxononanoate transaminase: protein MDSISQRDGRFLWHPYTQHRLAAPFTPITRAKGSYLFDESGTPLLDAISSWWTTLHGHGHPYIAQKIHEQALNLEHVIFAGFTHEPAVNLAGRLLPLLPGDMSRLFFSDNGSTAVEVALKMAIQFHQNQGRPNRKKILALQHAYHGDTFGAMSVSERGLFTQPFNGHLFPVEFVDIPTEEDESWKLPSLSWEEIACIIYEPVVQGAGGMRMYHLPSLEKLLTQCRDQGILLIADEVMTGFGRTGTLFASEQIQVLPDIVCMSKGLTGGTLPMALTACREFIYEAFLQEDRLKTFFHGHSFTANPIGCASALASLDLLQDAACQEQIRLIVTRHRQKVEQWKSEGRFLQPRSAGTILAFEVEDKENNYLNTRKEAIMQMALKKGVLLRPLGNTVYCMPPYSTNQEELDLIYRVMEMI from the coding sequence ATGGATTCGATCTCCCAAAGGGATGGCCGTTTTCTCTGGCATCCTTATACCCAGCACCGCCTGGCGGCACCGTTTACTCCCATCACCCGGGCCAAAGGCTCTTATCTATTTGACGAGTCGGGAACCCCCTTGCTGGATGCGATCAGCAGTTGGTGGACCACTCTGCATGGGCATGGACACCCCTATATCGCCCAAAAGATACATGAACAAGCCCTGAACCTGGAGCATGTCATCTTTGCCGGCTTTACCCACGAACCCGCGGTGAATCTTGCCGGTCGCCTATTGCCCCTGCTTCCCGGGGATATGAGCCGCCTCTTTTTTTCCGATAATGGTTCCACAGCGGTGGAAGTAGCTTTGAAAATGGCGATCCAGTTTCATCAGAATCAGGGCCGGCCAAATAGAAAAAAGATCCTCGCGCTTCAACATGCCTATCATGGAGACACATTTGGAGCCATGAGTGTAAGTGAACGCGGCTTGTTTACCCAGCCCTTCAATGGGCATTTATTTCCGGTGGAATTCGTGGATATTCCAACGGAGGAAGATGAATCCTGGAAACTTCCTTCCCTATCCTGGGAGGAGATCGCCTGTATCATATACGAACCTGTTGTACAGGGAGCGGGAGGTATGCGGATGTATCACCTGCCCTCATTGGAAAAGCTTCTTACCCAATGCAGGGATCAAGGAATATTATTGATCGCTGATGAAGTGATGACCGGTTTTGGCCGGACAGGTACCCTCTTTGCCAGTGAACAGATTCAGGTTTTACCTGATATCGTTTGTATGTCAAAAGGTTTGACAGGAGGTACCTTACCTATGGCCCTCACCGCCTGCCGGGAATTTATCTATGAAGCCTTTCTGCAGGAAGACAGGCTAAAGACCTTTTTCCATGGCCATTCCTTTACTGCCAATCCGATAGGTTGTGCTTCTGCCCTGGCCAGTCTTGATCTGTTACAGGATGCGGCATGCCAGGAACAGATTAGATTGATCGTAACCCGTCACCGCCAAAAAGTGGAGCAATGGAAGTCGGAAGGACGGTTTCTCCAACCACGTAGTGCAGGTACCATTCTGGCCTTTGAAGTAGAGGACAAAGAGAATAATTACCTCAATACCCGGAAGGAAGCGATCATGCAAATGGCACTAAAAAAGGGGGTGCTATTGCGCCCCCTTGGAAATACGGTTTATTGTATGCCTCCCTATTCAACGAACCAGGAAGAGCTTGATCTGATCTACCGGGTCATGGAAATGATCTGA
- a CDS encoding DUF2911 domain-containing protein yields MKSLFSLFVAASISLVACGQGNPPASPAATAKQTLDNGATVTVSYGQPSVKGRTIGDNLEPMSGKVWRAGANKATVFETDKDLTIEGQALKAGKYGFFVIVGDNDAWTFIFNKTWDQWGAYSYKESDDVARIPAKTEKGTFSEKLTYTIDKNGKMTINWGDKQASVMIK; encoded by the coding sequence ATGAAATCACTATTTTCTTTATTTGTTGCTGCCAGTATTAGTCTGGTCGCTTGTGGACAAGGCAACCCCCCTGCCAGTCCTGCCGCTACCGCCAAACAAACACTGGATAATGGAGCTACTGTAACCGTGAGTTATGGACAGCCATCTGTAAAGGGAAGGACCATTGGCGATAACCTTGAACCCATGTCGGGCAAAGTGTGGAGAGCCGGTGCCAATAAAGCCACCGTATTTGAAACAGACAAGGATCTCACCATCGAAGGCCAGGCTTTAAAAGCAGGTAAATATGGGTTCTTTGTGATCGTTGGAGACAATGATGCCTGGACATTTATTTTCAACAAAACCTGGGACCAATGGGGTGCGTATAGCTATAAAGAATCTGATGATGTGGCTCGGATTCCGGCTAAAACCGAGAAAGGAACTTTTTCAGAGAAACTCACCTATACGATTGACAAGAACGGAAAGATGACGATCAACTGGGGCGACAAGCAGGCCAGTGTCATGATCAAATGA
- a CDS encoding SRPBCC family protein: MKLIKLAFVSLLAFFLLATVISLFIPGHLRISKAVNIAAPKDSVYQRIAVLKEWPSWYPILSESGETPSFIGSDSLQIKGTGIRITERTPDQILSTMRSESGRSLESGWKLMHIGQQDSLTVQWYMDFKLGWYPWEKFSSLFYESLYGVQMEKGLARLKEVSE; encoded by the coding sequence ATGAAACTCATCAAACTTGCCTTTGTCAGTCTCCTTGCCTTTTTTTTACTGGCTACCGTGATCTCCCTTTTTATTCCGGGTCATTTGCGCATATCCAAGGCTGTTAATATTGCTGCGCCAAAGGATAGCGTCTATCAGCGGATAGCGGTCCTGAAGGAGTGGCCTTCCTGGTATCCCATACTTTCTGAATCAGGCGAGACGCCTTCCTTTATCGGATCGGACTCCCTCCAAATAAAAGGAACGGGTATTCGAATCACAGAACGTACCCCTGACCAAATTCTGAGTACCATGCGTTCCGAAAGTGGCCGGTCTCTCGAAAGCGGTTGGAAACTGATGCATATTGGACAACAGGATTCATTGACCGTTCAATGGTATATGGATTTTAAACTCGGGTGGTATCCCTGGGAAAAATTCTCCAGTCTGTTTTATGAAAGCCTGTATGGAGTCCAGATGGAAAAGGGGTTGGCGCGGCTGAAGGAGGTATCAGAATAA